The following are encoded together in the Eulemur rufifrons isolate Redbay chromosome 28, OSU_ERuf_1, whole genome shotgun sequence genome:
- the LOC138376558 gene encoding LOW QUALITY PROTEIN: zinc finger protein 678-like (The sequence of the model RefSeq protein was modified relative to this genomic sequence to represent the inferred CDS: deleted 2 bases in 1 codon) codes for MRLYGSCGLENVHLREDWECAGASKRQKVYYDGLTQCLSTTHRKIFKQNKCIKVFTKSSNLNTHKKRHTGEGSFKHNKCGKTFNHISKLSGHRQIHTGEKTYKCEECGKAFNWYSKLTTHRRIHSGEKPYKCEECGRAFTQSSILILHQRIHTGEKPYKCEECGKAFTQCSHLTEHKRIHTGAKPYKCKECGKAFSWCTNLTKHKRIHTGEKPYKCEECGKAFTQCSNLKVHKKIHTREKSYKCEECGKAFTQCSHLTEHKRIHRGEKPYKCEECGKAFSRCTNLTVHKRIHTGEKPYKCEECGKAFSQCTDLTQHKRIHTGEKPYKCEECGKAFSRCTNLTVHKRIHTGEKPYKCEECGKAFSQCTDLTQHKRIHTGEKPYKCEGCGKAFSQCSNLTLHKRIHTGEKPYKCEECSKAFSRCSRLTEHKNSYWRETPQM; via the exons ATGCGACTATATGGAAGCTGTGGCCttgaaaatgtacacttaagagaagactgggagtgtGCGGGTGCGAgtaagaggcagaaagtatatTATGATGGTCTTACTCAATGTTTGTCAACTACCCATAGGAAAAtcttcaaacaaaataaatgtataaaagtctttaccaaatcttcaaacctaaatacacataagaaaagacatacagGAGAGGGAAGTTTCAAGCATAATAAATGTGGCAAAACTTTTAACCACATCTCAAAACTTTCTGGACATAGGcaaattcatacaggagagaaaacctacaagtgtgaagaatgtggaaaagcctttaactggtactcaaaacttactacacataggagaattcatagtggagagaaaccctacaagtgtgaagaatgtggcagagCCTTTACCCAGTCCTCAATCCTTATTctacatcaaagaattcatactggagagaaaccatacaaatgtgaagaatgtggcaaagcctttactcagtgctcacatcttactgaacataaaagaattcatacaggagcgaaaccatacaaatgtaaagaatgtggcaaagcctttagctggtGCACAAACCtcactaaacataaaagaattcatacaggagagaaaccctacaagtgtgaagaatgtggcaaagcctttacccagtgctcaaaccttaaagtacataaaaaaattcataccagagagaaatcgtacaaatgtgaagaatgtggcaaagcctttactcagtgctcacatcttactgaacataaaagaattcatagaggagagaaaccttacaaatgtgaagaatgtggcaaagcctttagccggtgcACTAACCTCACtgtacataaaagaattcatacaggagagaaaccctacaaatgtgaagaatgtggcaaagcctttagccagtgcacagacctcactcaacataaaagaattcatacaggagagaaaccttacaaatgtgaagaatgtggcaaagcctttagccggtgcACTAACCTCACtgtacataaaagaattcatacaggagagaaaccctacaaatgtgaagaatgtggcaaagcctttagccagtgcacagacctcactcaacataaaagaattcatacaggagagaaaccttacaaatgtgaaggatgtggcaaagcctttagccagTGCTCaaaccttactctacataaaagaattcatacaggagagaaaccatacaaatgtgaagaatgtagcaaAGCCTTTTCCAGGTGCTcacgtcttactgaacat aagaattcatactggagagaaaccccacaaatgtga